In Bradyrhizobium guangxiense, the following are encoded in one genomic region:
- a CDS encoding TetR/AcrR family transcriptional regulator produces the protein MRAADRERAIVDEAIRFFAERGFEGQTRELAKRMGITHSAIYRHFPSKEALIERVYQEVYLSRWSPDWGPMIHDRSLSLEARLTRFYLDYVARVFEYNWVRIFVFSGMKSFGITSRYLDIVRREIIEPAAAELRHELKLPDAKAHSLSERETELFWGLHGRIFYLAIRKFIYETPIPPDLDAIVRDAVQTFMDGAKTTMPKLLKA, from the coding sequence ATGCGCGCGGCCGACCGCGAGCGCGCGATCGTGGACGAGGCCATCCGCTTCTTCGCCGAGCGCGGCTTCGAAGGACAGACCCGCGAGCTCGCCAAGCGCATGGGCATCACGCATTCGGCGATCTATCGCCACTTCCCCAGCAAGGAGGCACTGATCGAGCGGGTCTACCAGGAGGTCTATCTCAGCCGCTGGTCGCCCGACTGGGGGCCGATGATCCACGATCGTTCCTTGTCGCTCGAAGCGAGGCTCACACGCTTTTATCTCGACTACGTCGCACGCGTGTTCGAATATAATTGGGTGCGGATCTTCGTGTTCTCCGGCATGAAGTCGTTCGGCATCACCAGTCGCTATCTCGACATCGTCCGCCGCGAGATCATCGAGCCGGCGGCCGCCGAGCTGCGCCATGAGCTGAAGCTGCCCGACGCAAAGGCTCACTCCCTGAGCGAACGCGAGACCGAGCTGTTCTGGGGCCTGCACGGCCGCATCTTCTATCTCGCCATCCGCAAGTTCATCTACGAGACGCCGATCCCGCCCGATCTCGACGCAATCGTCCGCGACGCCGTCCAGACGTTCATGGACGGCGCGAAGACGACGATGCCGAAGCTGCTCAAAGCCTGA
- a CDS encoding ABC transporter substrate-binding protein → MRSSTVFVTIIALSAATPVLADDVKVGVGISGWTGFAPLTLAKEAGIFKKNGLDVTIKKIPQKDRHLAIASGDIQCAATTVETWISWNANGVATKQIFQLDKSYGADGMAVRNDVAAIKDLKGKTVAASAPGTSPYFALAWMLKKNGLTTKDVTVVNLEPAAAAQAFVSGQNDAAMTYEPYLSTVRAAPDKGKIIATTLDYPIVMDTFGCTPKFLTDNPKAAKALADSYFEALDMIAKDQAKAYEIMGADVKQTGEQFGNSAKYLRWQDKAANQKFFAGDFLTFNKEAADLLLEIGIIKAAPKVEDLFDASFIK, encoded by the coding sequence ATGCGTAGTTCGACAGTATTTGTGACAATCATTGCTCTTTCGGCCGCCACTCCCGTGCTCGCCGACGACGTCAAGGTCGGCGTCGGCATTTCCGGATGGACCGGCTTCGCGCCGCTGACGCTGGCGAAGGAGGCTGGCATCTTCAAGAAGAACGGCCTCGACGTCACCATCAAGAAGATTCCGCAAAAGGATCGCCATCTCGCCATCGCCTCCGGCGACATCCAGTGCGCCGCGACCACGGTCGAGACCTGGATTTCCTGGAACGCCAATGGCGTGGCGACCAAGCAGATCTTCCAGCTCGACAAGAGCTATGGTGCCGACGGCATGGCTGTGCGCAACGACGTCGCCGCCATCAAGGACCTGAAGGGCAAGACCGTCGCCGCCTCCGCGCCCGGCACCTCGCCCTATTTTGCGCTGGCCTGGATGCTGAAGAAGAACGGCCTCACCACCAAGGACGTCACCGTCGTCAACCTCGAGCCTGCCGCGGCCGCGCAGGCCTTCGTCTCCGGCCAGAACGATGCCGCCATGACCTATGAGCCCTATCTGTCGACCGTGCGTGCCGCCCCCGACAAGGGCAAGATCATCGCGACCACGCTGGACTATCCGATAGTGATGGACACCTTCGGCTGCACGCCGAAATTCCTGACCGACAATCCCAAGGCCGCCAAGGCGCTCGCTGACAGCTATTTCGAGGCGCTCGACATGATCGCCAAGGACCAGGCCAAGGCTTACGAGATCATGGGCGCCGACGTGAAGCAGACCGGCGAGCAGTTCGGCAACTCGGCAAAATATCTGCGCTGGCAGGACAAGGCCGCCAACCAGAAGTTCTTCGCGGGCGACTTCCTGACCTTCAACAAGGAGGCCGCCGACCTGCTGCTCGAGATCGGCATCATCAAGGCCGCGCCGAAGGTCGAGGACCTCTTCGACGCGAGCTTCATCAAGTAA
- a CDS encoding ABC transporter ATP-binding protein has protein sequence MTILKVEQVSRTFPARHGNAPTRALEPTDLIIGNNDFVTILGPSGCGKSTLLRIVAGLDRPSSGRVTLDGREVTGPGADRGMVFQSYTLFPWLTVRENIAFGLRERGVSEAERYKIADAFIRQVGLSGFENHWPKQLSGGMQQRTAIARALANDPKILLLDEPFGALDNQTRALMQEMLLGIWERDQKTVLFVTHDIEEAIFLGSRVIVMSARPGRIKAEINVALPHPRSYKIKTTPEFVQLKERLVEEIRTEALRVAEHA, from the coding sequence ATGACGATCCTCAAGGTCGAGCAGGTCTCGCGCACTTTCCCCGCGCGCCACGGCAACGCGCCGACCAGGGCGCTGGAGCCGACCGACCTCATCATCGGCAACAACGACTTCGTCACCATCCTCGGCCCCTCCGGTTGCGGCAAGTCCACGCTTCTGCGCATCGTCGCCGGTCTCGATCGCCCGAGCAGCGGGCGCGTCACGCTCGACGGGCGCGAGGTGACCGGCCCCGGCGCCGATCGCGGCATGGTGTTCCAGTCCTACACACTGTTTCCCTGGCTCACCGTGCGCGAAAACATCGCCTTCGGTCTGCGTGAGCGTGGTGTGTCCGAGGCGGAGCGCTACAAGATCGCCGACGCCTTCATCCGCCAGGTCGGGCTGTCAGGCTTCGAAAATCATTGGCCCAAGCAGCTCTCCGGCGGCATGCAGCAGCGCACGGCGATCGCACGCGCGCTTGCCAACGATCCCAAGATCCTGCTGCTCGACGAGCCGTTCGGCGCGCTCGACAACCAGACCCGCGCCCTGATGCAGGAGATGCTGCTCGGAATCTGGGAACGCGACCAGAAAACCGTGCTGTTCGTGACCCACGACATCGAGGAAGCCATCTTCCTCGGCAGCCGCGTCATCGTCATGAGCGCGCGTCCCGGCCGGATCAAGGCCGAGATCAATGTGGCCCTGCCGCATCCGCGCTCCTACAAGATCAAGACCACGCCCGAATTCGTCCAGCTCAAGGAACGGCTGGTCGAGGAAATCCGCACCGAGGCGCTCAGGGTTGCCGAACATGCCTGA
- the hutU gene encoding urocanate hydratase, whose amino-acid sequence MNRRLDNDRTIRAPRGRDISARSWLTEAPLRMLMNNLDPDVAERPSELVVYGGIGRAARDWESFDRIVAALRKLEADQTLLVQSGKPVGVFRTHADAPRVLIANSNIVPHWATLDHFNELDRQGLMMYGQMTAGSWIYIGSQGIVQGTYETFVEVGRRHYGGSLAGKWILTAGLGGMGGAQPLAATMAGASMLAVECQPSRIEMRLRTGYLDRQAATLDEALAIMADAAKTKKAVSVGLLGNAAEIFPELVRRGVKPDVVTDQTSAHDPVNGYLPKGWTLAEWEAKRGSDPKAVERASKTSMVEHVQAMLDFHAQGIPTLDYGNNIRQMAQDMGLKNAFDFPGFVPAYIRPLFCRGVGPFRWAALSGDPEDIFKTDAKVKELMPDDKHLHNWLDMAKARIKFQGLPARICWVGLGDRHRLGLAFNEMVARGELKAPIVIGRDHLDSGSVASPNRETEAMKDGSDAVSDWPLLNALLNCASGATWVSLHHGGGVGIGYSQHAGMVIVADGTPEAAKRIERVLWNDPATGVMRHADAGYDIAIDCARDKGLDLPSLAK is encoded by the coding sequence ATGAACCGTCGACTGGACAATGACCGCACCATCCGCGCTCCCCGCGGCCGCGACATCAGCGCCCGGAGCTGGCTGACGGAAGCGCCGCTGCGCATGCTGATGAACAATCTCGATCCGGACGTTGCGGAGCGTCCAAGCGAGCTCGTCGTCTATGGCGGCATCGGACGCGCCGCGCGCGATTGGGAGAGCTTTGACCGGATCGTCGCGGCCCTGCGCAAGCTCGAAGCCGACCAGACGCTGCTGGTCCAGTCCGGCAAGCCGGTCGGCGTGTTCCGGACCCATGCCGACGCCCCGCGAGTGCTGATCGCGAATTCCAACATCGTGCCGCACTGGGCGACGCTCGATCATTTCAACGAGCTCGATCGCCAGGGCCTGATGATGTACGGCCAGATGACGGCGGGGTCTTGGATCTATATCGGCAGCCAGGGCATCGTGCAGGGCACCTACGAGACCTTCGTCGAGGTCGGCCGCCGCCACTATGGCGGCAGCCTCGCCGGCAAATGGATTCTCACCGCCGGGTTGGGCGGCATGGGTGGCGCGCAGCCGCTGGCCGCGACCATGGCCGGCGCTTCGATGCTCGCGGTCGAATGTCAGCCGAGCCGCATCGAGATGCGCTTGCGCACCGGCTATCTCGATCGCCAGGCCGCAACGCTCGACGAAGCGCTGGCGATCATGGCGGATGCCGCGAAGACGAAGAAGGCGGTCTCGGTTGGCCTGCTCGGCAATGCCGCCGAGATTTTTCCTGAATTGGTGCGCCGTGGCGTCAAGCCTGATGTCGTCACCGACCAGACCAGTGCGCACGATCCGGTCAACGGCTACTTGCCGAAAGGCTGGACGCTCGCCGAGTGGGAAGCCAAGCGCGGCTCCGATCCGAAGGCGGTCGAACGCGCCTCCAAGACGTCGATGGTCGAGCACGTCCAGGCCATGCTGGATTTTCATGCGCAGGGCATTCCGACGCTCGACTACGGCAACAACATCCGCCAGATGGCGCAGGACATGGGGTTGAAGAACGCCTTCGATTTCCCCGGCTTCGTGCCCGCCTATATCCGCCCCCTGTTCTGCCGCGGCGTCGGGCCGTTCCGCTGGGCGGCGTTGTCCGGCGATCCCGAGGACATCTTCAAGACCGACGCCAAGGTCAAGGAGCTGATGCCTGACGACAAGCATCTGCACAATTGGCTCGACATGGCCAAGGCGCGCATCAAGTTCCAGGGCCTGCCGGCGCGGATCTGCTGGGTCGGTCTCGGCGATCGCCATCGCCTCGGCCTAGCCTTCAACGAGATGGTGGCGCGCGGCGAACTCAAGGCGCCGATCGTGATCGGTCGTGATCACCTCGATAGCGGCTCGGTGGCAAGCCCCAACCGCGAGACCGAGGCGATGAAGGACGGTTCGGATGCGGTGTCGGACTGGCCGTTGCTCAACGCCCTGCTCAATTGCGCCAGCGGCGCAACCTGGGTCTCGCTGCATCACGGTGGCGGCGTCGGCATCGGCTATTCCCAGCATGCCGGCATGGTGATCGTCGCCGACGGCACGCCGGAAGCGGCCAAGCGGATCGAGCGCGTGCTGTGGAACGATCCAGCCACCGGCGTGATGCGTCATGCCGATGCGGGCTACGACATCGCGATCGACTGCGCCCGTGACAAGGGGCTCGATCTGCCGAGCCTTGCGAAATAG
- a CDS encoding formimidoylglutamate deiminase has translation MTRLHFASALLPSGWANDVQVVITAGVIAAVTADVQPAAGDERHAIALPGLASLHSHAFQRGMAGLAELRGDSTDTFWTWRETMYRFALAMTPDDVAAVATLLYVEMLEQGFTRVGEFHYLHHDRDGSHYADPAEMGARIAQAAEASGIALTLLPSFYAHGSFGGTAPHDGQRRFICSVDRFAALMAASRKAISALPGANIGIAPHSLRAVTPDELSAIIPLADGGPVHLHAAEQVKEVEDCLIWSGRRPVQWLLEHAPLDRRWCLIHATHTTDEEVSAFAATGAVAGLCPITEASLGDGIFPAREFLGAGGVYGIGTDSNVLVGVADELRQLEYGQRLKHGERNVLSAGAGRSTGRALFDHALAGGAQALAQTSVGLAPGARADIVTLDGAHPSLAGRHGDAAIDGWIFAAGGGTIDCVWAGGEKVVEGGRHRLRRAARERFNASVRRLVA, from the coding sequence ATGACACGACTGCATTTCGCCTCCGCGCTCCTGCCCTCGGGCTGGGCCAATGACGTGCAGGTGGTGATCACCGCCGGCGTGATCGCGGCGGTGACAGCGGACGTGCAGCCTGCCGCCGGCGACGAGCGCCACGCCATCGCGCTGCCTGGACTTGCGAGCCTGCACAGCCACGCCTTCCAGCGCGGCATGGCGGGGCTCGCCGAACTGCGCGGCGACAGCACCGACACATTCTGGACCTGGCGCGAGACGATGTATCGCTTCGCGCTGGCGATGACGCCTGACGACGTCGCAGCTGTTGCGACGCTGCTTTATGTCGAGATGCTGGAGCAGGGTTTCACCCGCGTCGGCGAATTCCATTATCTTCACCACGACCGCGACGGCTCGCACTACGCCGATCCCGCCGAGATGGGCGCGCGCATCGCGCAGGCGGCCGAAGCCTCCGGCATTGCGCTGACACTGCTGCCGAGTTTCTATGCGCATGGCTCCTTCGGCGGCACCGCGCCGCATGACGGTCAGCGCCGCTTCATCTGCTCGGTCGATCGGTTCGCGGCGCTGATGGCTGCATCGCGCAAGGCGATCAGCGCGTTGCCGGGCGCCAATATCGGCATCGCCCCGCACAGCCTGCGCGCCGTGACGCCGGACGAGCTCAGCGCAATCATTCCACTGGCCGACGGCGGGCCGGTGCACCTCCACGCCGCCGAGCAGGTGAAGGAAGTCGAGGATTGCCTGATCTGGTCGGGCCGGCGCCCGGTGCAATGGCTGCTGGAGCACGCGCCGCTCGACCGGCGCTGGTGCCTCATTCACGCGACCCATACGACGGATGAGGAAGTCAGCGCATTCGCCGCGACCGGCGCGGTCGCCGGCCTTTGCCCCATCACCGAAGCCAGCCTCGGCGACGGCATCTTTCCGGCGCGCGAATTCCTCGGTGCCGGCGGCGTATACGGTATCGGCACCGATTCCAACGTGCTGGTCGGCGTTGCCGACGAATTGCGCCAGCTTGAATACGGCCAGCGACTCAAGCATGGCGAGCGCAACGTGCTCTCCGCAGGCGCAGGCCGCTCGACCGGACGCGCGCTGTTCGACCATGCGCTGGCGGGCGGCGCGCAGGCGCTGGCGCAGACGTCCGTTGGCCTCGCGCCCGGCGCGCGCGCCGATATCGTCACGCTCGACGGCGCACATCCTTCGCTCGCTGGGCGTCACGGCGATGCTGCCATTGACGGCTGGATCTTTGCCGCGGGCGGCGGCACGATCGACTGTGTCTGGGCCGGGGGCGAGAAGGTCGTCGAAGGCGGCCGGCACAGGCTGCGCCGGGCCGCTCGCGAGCGTTTCAACGCGTCGGTTCGGAGGCTCGTTGCATGA
- the hutC gene encoding histidine utilization repressor, translating into MSLATDATDKPTLYKRIRADIEKHILTGEWPPGHRIPFEHELVARYGCSRMTVNKALSELAQADLIERRRRAGSFVRRPQHMSAVLKIADIRAEITALGRAYGYELIHRKLRTATTADRDRLGVKKAGKVIAITCRHSADNVPFAVEDRLIDLSSVPDAATADFSREPPGSWLLHHVPWTEAEHTISAIVADDHTAGALAIAVGAPCLVIDRYTWRSARTITAVRLLYPGDSHRLVARFKGG; encoded by the coding sequence ATGAGCCTCGCCACCGATGCCACCGACAAGCCGACGCTCTACAAGCGGATTCGCGCCGACATCGAAAAGCACATCCTGACCGGCGAATGGCCGCCCGGACATCGCATTCCGTTCGAACATGAGCTCGTCGCCCGTTACGGCTGCTCGCGCATGACCGTGAACAAGGCCCTGTCGGAACTCGCGCAGGCTGACTTGATCGAGCGGCGGCGGCGCGCGGGGTCCTTCGTGCGCCGGCCGCAGCACATGTCGGCAGTGCTGAAGATCGCCGACATCCGCGCCGAGATCACCGCACTGGGGCGCGCCTACGGCTATGAGCTGATCCACCGCAAGCTGCGCACGGCCACCACCGCCGACCGTGATCGTCTCGGCGTGAAGAAGGCCGGCAAGGTGATTGCAATCACCTGCCGGCACAGCGCCGACAACGTGCCGTTCGCCGTCGAGGACCGGCTGATCGACCTGTCGTCCGTGCCTGATGCTGCGACCGCGGACTTCTCGCGCGAGCCGCCCGGCTCGTGGTTGCTTCACCATGTGCCATGGACGGAGGCCGAGCACACGATCAGCGCCATCGTTGCGGACGATCATACGGCCGGCGCGCTCGCGATCGCCGTCGGCGCCCCCTGTCTCGTGATCGACCGTTACACCTGGCGCAGCGCGCGCACGATCACGGCCGTGCGCCTGCTCTACCCCGGTGACTCTCACCGCCTTGTCGCGCGATTCAAGGGAGGCTGA
- a CDS encoding ABC transporter permease yields MRPLDPVTSKQRVAYGLAFFVLFVALWSWATLGGHVSKTFLANPLTMVQEGFDLLAKQGFVYDIGMTIWRVVGGFALAAIIAVPLGVLMGAYKPVEAFLEPFVSFARYLPASAFIPLLILWAGIGELQKLLVIFIGSVFQVILMVAVTVGATRRDLVEAAYTLGAGDRGIIRRVLLPSSAPEIAEILRLVLGWAWTYVIVAELIGSSSGIGHMITDSQALLNTGQIIFGIIVIGLIGLLSDFLFKAFNAWLFPWRLA; encoded by the coding sequence ATGCGTCCCCTGGACCCTGTTACATCGAAGCAGCGCGTGGCCTATGGCCTCGCGTTCTTCGTGCTGTTCGTTGCTCTCTGGTCCTGGGCGACGCTCGGCGGCCATGTGTCGAAGACCTTCCTCGCCAACCCCTTGACCATGGTGCAGGAAGGTTTCGACCTGCTGGCCAAGCAGGGGTTCGTCTACGATATCGGCATGACGATCTGGCGCGTCGTCGGCGGTTTTGCGCTCGCGGCGATCATCGCGGTGCCGCTCGGCGTGCTGATGGGCGCCTACAAGCCGGTCGAGGCGTTCCTCGAACCGTTCGTCTCCTTCGCGCGCTATCTGCCCGCCTCCGCCTTCATCCCGCTCCTGATCCTGTGGGCCGGCATCGGCGAACTGCAAAAACTGCTCGTCATCTTCATCGGCTCGGTGTTCCAGGTCATCCTGATGGTCGCCGTGACCGTCGGCGCCACGCGGCGCGATCTGGTCGAGGCCGCCTATACGCTGGGCGCCGGCGACCGCGGCATCATCCGCCGCGTGCTGCTGCCCTCCTCCGCGCCGGAGATCGCGGAAATCCTGCGGCTGGTGCTGGGCTGGGCCTGGACCTACGTCATCGTCGCCGAGCTGATCGGCTCGTCCTCGGGCATCGGTCACATGATCACCGACAGCCAGGCGCTGCTCAACACCGGCCAGATCATCTTCGGCATCATCGTGATTGGGCTGATCGGCCTGCTCTCGGACTTCCTGTTCAAGGCGTTCAACGCCTGGCTGTTTCCGTGGAGGCTGGCATGA
- the hutI gene encoding imidazolonepropionase: MAERFDRIWHNARLATMRVDRPDLGEIEHGVIAIHGGHIVYAGAAADFPVDADAIKRIDCEGRWITPGLVDCHTHLVYGGNRAHEFELRLKGASYEEIARAGGGIVSTVAATRKASEAELVASALPRLDALIGEGATTVEIKSGYGLDTETEMRQLAAARSCGRQRPGAIRTSFLGAHALPLEADGDKDRYIDLVCSEMLPAVAKAGLADAVDAFMEGIAFSAEQTARVFETARGLGLPVKLHADQLSNLGGAALAAKFSALSADHLEHTDEAGAAAMAKAGTVAVLLPGAFYFIRETQKPPLETFRKHGVHMALATDCNPGSSPLTSLLLAMNMGATLFRMNVAECLAGVTREGARALGVLDETGTLEAGKWCDLAIWDIERLAELVYRIGFNPLHRRVWRGQ, encoded by the coding sequence ATGGCAGAGCGTTTCGACCGGATCTGGCACAATGCTCGGCTCGCCACGATGCGGGTCGACCGTCCCGATCTCGGTGAGATCGAGCATGGCGTGATCGCCATCCACGGCGGCCATATCGTCTATGCGGGCGCGGCGGCAGACTTTCCTGTTGATGCCGACGCGATCAAGCGCATTGACTGCGAAGGGCGCTGGATCACGCCGGGCCTCGTCGATTGCCATACCCATCTCGTCTATGGCGGCAACCGCGCGCACGAGTTCGAGCTGCGCCTGAAAGGCGCGAGCTACGAGGAGATCGCCCGCGCCGGCGGCGGCATCGTTTCGACGGTGGCTGCGACGCGCAAGGCAAGCGAGGCCGAGCTGGTCGCAAGCGCGCTGCCGCGGCTAGATGCACTTATCGGCGAGGGCGCCACCACCGTCGAGATCAAATCCGGCTATGGCCTCGACACCGAGACCGAGATGCGTCAGCTCGCCGCAGCGCGCAGCTGCGGCCGCCAGCGGCCGGGGGCGATCCGCACGTCCTTCCTCGGCGCCCATGCCCTGCCGCTGGAAGCTGACGGCGACAAGGATCGCTACATCGATCTCGTTTGTAGTGAGATGCTGCCGGCAGTAGCGAAAGCGGGACTCGCCGATGCCGTCGATGCCTTCATGGAGGGCATCGCGTTTTCGGCCGAGCAGACCGCACGGGTGTTCGAGACGGCGAGGGGGCTTGGCCTACCGGTCAAGCTGCACGCCGACCAGCTCTCGAACCTTGGCGGCGCGGCACTCGCCGCGAAATTCTCGGCGCTGTCGGCTGATCATTTGGAGCATACCGACGAAGCCGGTGCCGCCGCGATGGCCAAGGCCGGTACGGTGGCCGTGTTGCTGCCCGGCGCGTTCTACTTCATTCGTGAGACGCAAAAGCCCCCCCTCGAAACGTTCCGCAAGCATGGCGTTCACATGGCGCTTGCGACTGACTGCAACCCCGGCAGCTCACCGCTGACCTCGCTGCTGCTCGCGATGAATATGGGCGCGACGTTGTTCCGGATGAATGTGGCCGAGTGCCTTGCCGGCGTCACCCGGGAAGGAGCGCGGGCGCTCGGTGTGCTCGATGAGACCGGCACGCTGGAAGCGGGGAAATGGTGCGATCTTGCGATCTGGGACATCGAGCGGCTGGCCGAGCTCGTCTATCGCATCGGCTTCAATCCGCTGCATCGGCGGGTGTGGAGGGGGCAATGA
- the hutH gene encoding histidine ammonia-lyase — protein MTGEGAAIVVKPGAVGPDDLARVLAGAPVILDPTFWPRVEAAAEIVAKAAQADAPVYGINTGFGKLASKRIPPDQTALLQRNLIVSHCCGVGPATPQPIVRLMMALKIVSLGRGASGVRREVIEQLQDMLARGVYPLVPQQGSVGASGDLAPLAHMTAVMIGEGQAIVDGKAVPGGEALAAAGLAPLTLGPKEGLALINGTQFSTAYAISGVLRAFGLARAALVTGALSVDAAMASTAPFRPEIQALRGHAGQVAAAATLTALLDGSDIRLSHLEGDERVQDPYCLRCQPQVAGAALDLITQAARTLIVEANAVTDNPLVLVETGEIVSGGNFHAEPVAFAADAIALALSEIGAISERRIATLVDPALNFGLPPFLTPDPGINSGFMIAEVTAAALYAENKQRALACSIDSTPTSANQEDHVSMAAHAARRLSDMADNLAAILGIELLVAAQGITLRAPHATSGPLAAVIAALREQVPVLGADRYMAGDLAKAAALVEADTLPAAAIAALSSDPFPRLD, from the coding sequence ATGACGGGCGAGGGCGCAGCGATCGTCGTTAAGCCGGGAGCGGTTGGCCCCGACGATCTCGCTCGGGTGCTTGCGGGCGCTCCCGTCATCCTGGATCCGACGTTCTGGCCGCGCGTGGAGGCGGCTGCGGAGATTGTTGCGAAGGCCGCGCAAGCCGACGCCCCCGTCTACGGCATCAACACCGGCTTCGGGAAGCTGGCCTCGAAGCGCATTCCGCCTGATCAGACCGCGCTGCTCCAGCGCAACCTGATCGTCTCGCATTGCTGCGGCGTCGGCCCGGCGACGCCGCAGCCGATCGTTCGCCTGATGATGGCGTTGAAGATCGTCTCGCTCGGCCGCGGCGCCTCCGGCGTGCGCCGCGAGGTGATCGAACAGCTGCAGGACATGTTGGCGCGGGGTGTCTATCCGCTGGTGCCGCAGCAGGGCTCGGTCGGCGCCTCCGGTGATCTTGCGCCGCTTGCGCATATGACGGCGGTGATGATCGGCGAAGGGCAGGCGATCGTCGACGGAAAGGCCGTGCCCGGCGGAGAAGCGCTGGCGGCTGCGGGCCTCGCGCCGCTGACGCTCGGCCCCAAGGAAGGCCTCGCGCTGATCAACGGCACGCAATTCTCGACCGCCTATGCCATCTCCGGCGTATTGCGCGCCTTCGGCTTGGCGCGCGCAGCGCTCGTTACCGGCGCATTGTCGGTCGATGCGGCGATGGCCTCCACTGCGCCATTCCGGCCCGAGATCCAGGCGCTGCGCGGTCATGCCGGGCAGGTCGCCGCGGCTGCGACCCTGACCGCGCTGCTCGACGGCAGCGACATTCGCCTGTCGCATCTCGAAGGCGACGAACGTGTGCAGGATCCCTATTGCCTGCGTTGCCAGCCGCAGGTCGCGGGTGCAGCGCTCGACCTGATCACGCAGGCCGCGCGCACCCTGATCGTCGAGGCCAATGCCGTCACCGACAATCCGCTGGTGCTGGTCGAAACCGGCGAGATCGTCTCCGGCGGGAATTTCCACGCCGAGCCGGTGGCCTTTGCCGCCGACGCGATTGCGCTGGCGCTATCGGAGATCGGCGCGATCAGCGAGCGGCGCATCGCGACGCTGGTCGATCCTGCACTGAATTTTGGCCTGCCGCCGTTCCTCACCCCCGATCCAGGCATCAATTCCGGTTTCATGATCGCCGAGGTGACGGCTGCCGCGCTCTATGCCGAGAACAAGCAGCGCGCGCTCGCCTGTTCGATCGATTCGACGCCGACCAGCGCCAACCAGGAAGATCACGTCTCGATGGCCGCGCATGCCGCGCGGCGTCTGTCCGACATGGCCGACAATCTCGCCGCCATCCTCGGCATCGAGCTTCTGGTCGCCGCCCAAGGCATCACCTTGCGCGCGCCGCATGCGACCAGCGGGCCGTTGGCTGCCGTCATCGCCGCGCTGCGCGAGCAGGTGCCCGTACTCGGTGCGGATCGCTATATGGCCGGCGATCTCGCCAAGGCTGCGGCGCTTGTCGAAGCCGATACACTACCGGCAGCAGCGATCGCGGCGCTCTCATCCGATCCGTTTCCGAGACTTGATTGA